In one Anabrus simplex isolate iqAnaSimp1 chromosome 9, ASM4041472v1, whole genome shotgun sequence genomic region, the following are encoded:
- the Atg10 gene encoding ubiquitin-like-conjugating enzyme ATG10 has translation MAGTVTWEEFLTFSQQIVKISDDICDGWRLEGSGDIPGSTYLVKKLVKPSSESIPFLKDTDGEFVEDHDFQINSASSTCSWEYHVLYCPSYSVPVLYFNAWKSDGCILGLEEMWTLCQEYFQGQFQEDKWNILSQKEHPNLRRPFFHLHPCRTAQLLSCIGKNSWNPLVTWLSSVGPSVGLIMPLAYSSLQISGNPDNR, from the coding sequence ATGGCTGGTACAGTCACATGGGAGGAGTTTCTCACTTTCTCACAGCAAATAGTGAAGATCTCAGACGACATTTGTGATGGTTGGAGACTGGAAGGGAGTGGTGATATTCCAGGAAGTACTTATCTGGTGAAGAAGTTGGTTAAGCCAAGCTCCGAGTCGATCCCTTTTCTGAAAGACACGGATGGGGAGTTTGTGGAAGACCACGACTTTCAGATCAACTCCGCCAGCTCCACGTGTTCGTGGGAATATCACGTCCTCTACTGTCCAAGTTACTCCGTACCTGTTCTTTACTTCAATGCTTGGAAATCAGATGGCTGTATATTAGGCCTGGAAGAAATGTGGACCTTATGCCAGGAATATTTTCAGGGCCAATTCCAGGAAGACAAGTGGAATATACTATCACAAAAGGAGCACCCAAATTTACGGAGGCCTTTCTTTCATTTACACCCATGTCGTACAGCTCAGCTATTGAGCTGTATTGGAAAGAACAGCTGGAACCCATTGGTGACATGGTTGAGCTCTGTAGGTCCTTCAGTGGGATTGATAATGCCTCTTGCATACAGCTCATTACAAATTAGCGGCAATCCAGACAATAGATAA